One genomic region from Natrinema caseinilyticum encodes:
- a CDS encoding NTP transferase domain-containing protein: MCGGAGTRLESPHEKPLYPIDGTGMVDRVLAALRGSEAETIFAAVSPNAPATRARLERTDGVQTIETTGDGYVTDLLAVLERSEISPPILTVAADVPLLEAPVVDRILAAHGDGDGSRTVCVPVALKRRLGVSIDARLEPDDHLAPTGVNVVGAPADSRGDADDPTTDAGDSTTDASTVTTMTDVYYDPRLAVNVNRLEDARIAARRLRDRRAEGR; this comes from the coding sequence ATGTGCGGCGGAGCGGGAACTCGCCTCGAGAGCCCGCACGAGAAGCCGCTGTACCCGATCGACGGGACGGGGATGGTCGATCGAGTACTGGCGGCGCTCCGGGGGAGCGAGGCCGAGACGATCTTCGCCGCCGTCTCGCCGAACGCGCCGGCGACGCGCGCTCGTCTCGAGCGTACCGACGGCGTCCAGACGATCGAGACGACCGGAGACGGATACGTGACCGACCTGCTGGCAGTTCTCGAGCGATCCGAGATATCGCCGCCGATCCTGACCGTCGCCGCGGACGTCCCGCTGCTCGAGGCACCCGTCGTCGACCGGATACTCGCGGCCCACGGCGATGGGGACGGCTCGCGGACCGTCTGCGTTCCGGTGGCCCTCAAACGGCGACTCGGGGTCAGCATCGACGCGCGACTCGAGCCCGACGACCACCTCGCCCCCACCGGGGTCAACGTCGTCGGCGCCCCGGCCGATTCGAGGGGCGACGCCGACGATCCGACGACCGACGCTGGGGATTCGACGACCGACGCATCCACTGTCACGACTATGACCGACGTCTATTACGACCCACGACTCGCGGTGAACGTGAACCGACTCGAAGACGCGCGAATTGCGGCCCGCCGACTCCGGGACCGGCGCGCGGAGGGGCGCTGA
- the cobT gene encoding nicotinate mononucleotide-dependent phosphoribosyltransferase CobT: MRILLPAGTTETALIDGISAAGAAPELMAHTPSADVEILAYGEPVASPVTPVSPNGCPTPAAVTRAVREVVGFDVAVIDAGLSRSTAAPTVDLDVRPGTDVREAVAVPDADATFDRAYDYGTSLPDDELLIGETVPGGTTTALGVLTALGEPGGVSSSLPENPIERKRRVVDEALAASDLEAGDCDGAPFEAVAAVGDPVQPAVAGLTAGALEAGIEVTLAGGTQMVAVAAIVRHAGIDAPLSIATTSFVAAEQGDRLADACERFDCALTVTDPGFDEREHVAMDRYCAGEAKEGVAMGGALSLVPDGRMSEVRDRFEAVCARLGIDAEPGRDAPDGAHGGESATAATGVADAAVADGSGAADDGGARAGDDRGP, translated from the coding sequence ATGCGGATCCTCCTTCCCGCGGGGACGACGGAAACGGCGCTGATCGACGGCATCAGCGCTGCCGGTGCCGCGCCCGAATTGATGGCGCACACGCCGTCCGCGGACGTCGAAATCCTCGCCTACGGCGAGCCGGTCGCATCTCCGGTGACCCCGGTGAGTCCGAACGGCTGTCCGACGCCCGCGGCCGTGACGCGCGCCGTTCGGGAGGTCGTCGGGTTCGATGTCGCGGTGATCGACGCGGGACTCTCTCGGTCGACGGCCGCGCCGACGGTCGACCTCGACGTGCGTCCCGGCACGGACGTTCGAGAAGCGGTCGCCGTTCCGGACGCTGACGCGACGTTCGATCGCGCGTACGACTACGGAACGAGCCTCCCCGACGACGAACTCCTGATCGGTGAAACGGTCCCCGGCGGCACGACTACCGCGCTCGGCGTCCTCACCGCGCTCGGCGAGCCGGGCGGCGTCTCCTCGTCGCTCCCGGAGAATCCGATCGAGCGCAAGCGCCGAGTCGTCGACGAGGCCCTGGCGGCGAGCGATCTCGAGGCGGGCGATTGCGACGGCGCGCCCTTCGAGGCGGTCGCAGCCGTCGGTGATCCCGTCCAACCGGCCGTCGCCGGACTCACGGCCGGCGCGCTCGAGGCCGGAATCGAGGTGACACTGGCCGGCGGGACCCAGATGGTCGCCGTCGCCGCGATCGTACGCCACGCCGGAATCGACGCGCCACTTTCGATCGCGACGACGTCGTTCGTCGCGGCCGAACAGGGTGACCGACTCGCGGACGCGTGCGAGCGGTTCGACTGCGCCCTCACCGTTACGGACCCCGGCTTCGACGAGCGAGAACACGTCGCGATGGACCGATACTGCGCCGGCGAGGCGAAAGAGGGGGTCGCGATGGGCGGCGCGCTCTCGCTCGTTCCGGACGGCCGGATGAGCGAGGTTCGAGATCGGTTCGAGGCGGTCTGTGCCCGACTCGGGATCGATGCCGAACCCGGACGTGACGCACCCGACGGAGCGCACGGCGGCGAATCAGCGACGGCGGCGACGGGAGTGGCCGACGCCGCGGTTGCGGACGGGTCGGGCGCGGCAGACGACGGAGGCGCCCGTGCGGGGGACGACCGTGGACCCTGA